A part of Lentimicrobiaceae bacterium genomic DNA contains:
- a CDS encoding MmcQ/YjbR family DNA-binding protein: MNIEELRDFCLSLPHVTEGFPFDDEVLVFKIFNKIFLLTDLEKEFAISIKNTPELIVNQREMYEAVSPGFHLNKKHWNTVKIDGSIDDETLLLWIKQSYNCVMAKLPYKDRKNIALL, encoded by the coding sequence ATGAATATTGAAGAACTTAGAGATTTTTGTCTTTCCCTACCCCACGTTACAGAAGGCTTTCCTTTTGATGACGAAGTTTTGGTTTTTAAAATTTTTAACAAAATATTTTTATTAACAGATTTAGAAAAAGAATTTGCCATATCAATAAAAAACACTCCTGAACTTATTGTAAATCAGCGAGAAATGTACGAAGCCGTTTCCCCAGGATTTCATTTGAACAAAAAACATTGGAATACTGTAAAAATTGATGGCAGCATTGACGACGAAACTTTACTTTTGTGGATTAAGCAATCGTACAATTGCGTAATGGCTAAGCTTCCTTACAAGGACAGAAAAAATATCGCCTTACTTTAA
- a CDS encoding acyl-CoA carboxylase subunit beta gives MATNSKSVDLKRRMQAALKGGGTKAIEKQKATGKLTARERIQALLDPKSFYEYDLFVSHASTDFDMSDKYLPGDGVITGTGTINGFPVCIFAQDFTVAGGSLGFAHAKKITKIMDHAMKLKVPLIGINDSGGARIQEGVNSLAGYGEIFYRNTQASGVIPQISVILGPCAGGAVYSPALTDFVFVVDKISKMFITGPEVIKTVLGEEISMEELGGARVQAETTGNAHFFAENEFQCFEQIKKLFSYIPWNNTKKADVFPKKAPRTKHFDLSKIFPNNPRQPYDVKDIIRAISDDSEFLEVHEHFAANIVVGFGRINGMTVGFVANQPLVLAGVLDVDSSDKAGRFIRYCDAFNIPLVTFVDLPGYLPGVDQEHAGVIRHGAKILYAYSEATVPKITIITRKAYGGGYIAMCSSHLRADFVFAWPSAEIAVMGPEGAANIIFRNEIREAENPEEVRKEKIKEYKEKFANPYVAAAYGYVDAVINPEETREMIIHALDISKDKKVETPAKKHGIPPF, from the coding sequence ATGGCAACAAATTCAAAATCAGTAGATTTAAAAAGAAGAATGCAAGCTGCCTTAAAGGGCGGTGGAACTAAGGCTATTGAAAAACAAAAAGCTACAGGAAAGCTAACTGCCAGAGAACGTATTCAGGCGTTATTAGACCCCAAATCATTTTACGAATATGATTTATTTGTAAGCCACGCTTCAACCGACTTCGACATGAGCGACAAATATTTGCCAGGCGACGGTGTAATTACAGGAACAGGAACCATAAACGGTTTTCCGGTTTGTATTTTTGCACAAGACTTTACTGTTGCCGGCGGCTCTCTTGGTTTTGCTCACGCAAAAAAGATAACCAAAATTATGGATCACGCCATGAAACTTAAAGTACCTTTAATTGGTATTAACGATTCGGGTGGAGCGCGTATTCAAGAGGGCGTTAACTCACTTGCAGGTTACGGCGAAATTTTTTATCGCAATACGCAAGCATCGGGAGTTATACCACAAATTTCGGTAATTTTAGGACCTTGTGCAGGCGGCGCTGTGTACAGCCCGGCTCTTACCGATTTTGTTTTTGTGGTTGATAAAATTTCAAAAATGTTTATCACGGGACCCGAAGTTATTAAAACAGTATTGGGCGAAGAAATTTCAATGGAAGAATTAGGCGGAGCCAGAGTGCAAGCGGAAACTACAGGTAACGCTCACTTCTTTGCAGAAAACGAATTTCAATGTTTTGAGCAGATAAAAAAATTATTCAGCTATATTCCGTGGAATAACACTAAAAAAGCTGATGTTTTTCCTAAAAAAGCACCCAGAACAAAACATTTTGACCTTTCTAAAATTTTCCCAAATAATCCACGTCAGCCCTACGATGTTAAAGATATCATTAGAGCCATAAGCGACGATTCAGAATTTTTAGAAGTTCACGAACATTTTGCAGCAAATATAGTTGTTGGATTTGGCAGAATTAACGGTATGACAGTTGGTTTTGTAGCCAATCAGCCACTTGTGCTTGCAGGCGTTCTCGACGTTGATTCCAGCGATAAAGCAGGACGTTTTATTCGCTACTGCGATGCATTTAATATTCCTTTGGTTACTTTCGTAGATTTACCTGGTTATCTTCCTGGCGTCGACCAAGAGCATGCCGGCGTTATCCGTCACGGGGCAAAAATTTTGTACGCGTACAGCGAGGCAACAGTGCCAAAAATCACTATCATCACACGTAAAGCATATGGTGGTGGTTATATTGCTATGTGTTCTAGCCACTTGCGTGCAGATTTCGTATTTGCGTGGCCCTCAGCTGAAATTGCGGTTATGGGACCCGAAGGAGCAGCTAATATTATTTTCAGAAATGAAATTAGAGAAGCGGAAAATCCCGAAGAAGTTAGAAAAGAAAAGATTAAAGAATATAAAGAAAAATTTGCTAATCCATACGTGGCTGCTGCATACGGTTATGTTGATGCAGTTATAAACCCTGAGGAAACAAGAGAAATGATTATACATGCTTTAGATATTTCGAAAGATAAAAAGGTTGAGACTCCTGCTAAAAAGCACGGCATTCCGCCATTTTAG
- a CDS encoding biotin/lipoyl-binding protein, with product MEKDNTKINKDTSAKEQPTKGREPVKAKTTAKAKEPAKTVKTEATAKTVKASAKVEKAVPVAKEKEPVKKTVEPVVAAKPAEKVEKSEEPSYKTLLIGDVRYRTLFTNKFLNRKKYVAKDPNEVFSNIPGTVKNVYVKKGQRIKKGDPVVDMEAMKMVNTIFSPDNGKIKEICVKVNEKVPKNAKLFSIE from the coding sequence ATGGAAAAAGATAATACTAAAATAAATAAGGACACTAGCGCTAAAGAACAGCCGACAAAGGGTAGAGAACCTGTAAAGGCTAAGACGACTGCAAAAGCCAAAGAGCCGGCTAAGACTGTTAAAACTGAAGCAACAGCTAAAACGGTAAAAGCAAGTGCAAAAGTTGAAAAGGCAGTTCCGGTGGCTAAAGAAAAAGAGCCTGTTAAAAAAACTGTTGAGCCTGTCGTAGCAGCAAAACCGGCTGAAAAAGTCGAAAAATCCGAAGAGCCAAGCTACAAAACACTTCTGATAGGTGATGTTAGATACAGAACGCTTTTTACCAATAAGTTTTTAAACCGCAAAAAATATGTTGCAAAAGACCCAAACGAGGTTTTTTCTAACATTCCCGGAACGGTTAAAAATGTTTATGTAAAAAAGGGTCAAAGAATTAAAAAAGGCGATCCGGTTGTAGACATGGAAGCAATGAAGATGGTAAACACAATTTTCTCACCCGACAATGGTAAGATTAAAGAAATTTGTGTCAAAGTGAACGAAAAAGTTCCTAAAAACGCCAAGCTGTTCTCTATTGAGTGA
- a CDS encoding four helix bundle protein yields MILSFKDMDVWNNAMDLVDKIYVLTKQFPKDELFSLTSQIRRCAVSIPSNIAEGFNRKNTKEYIQFCYVSLGSIAELETQIYIAYRQKYIRSIDDILELIVVTRKQLINLIKKLEAKIK; encoded by the coding sequence ATGATACTTTCATTTAAAGACATGGATGTTTGGAACAACGCAATGGATTTAGTTGATAAAATATATGTATTAACTAAACAGTTCCCTAAGGATGAACTTTTCTCTCTAACATCTCAAATAAGAAGATGTGCTGTTTCTATTCCATCTAATATTGCAGAAGGGTTTAATAGAAAGAACACAAAAGAATATATTCAGTTTTGTTATGTCTCCCTTGGTTCCATAGCTGAATTAGAAACTCAAATATACATAGCTTATAGACAAAAATATATACGATCGATAGATGACATTTTAGAATTAATTGTGGTAACCAGAAAACAACTGATAAATCTAATCAAAAAATTAGAAGCAAAAATCAAGTGA